A stretch of the Neodiprion lecontei isolate iyNeoLeco1 chromosome 4, iyNeoLeco1.1, whole genome shotgun sequence genome encodes the following:
- the LOC107220512 gene encoding arfaptin-2 isoform X2: MKKSKMSQTALPPGGMERSIHEMLKDAPSLNESENAVHTGTPPPHVPNNHTSGPPRPATINLPVGSPTSQNLTVTTPSSPLQNGDAHTLRPAQSKIESIRNWSISTYKCTKQLMYEKLGKTSRTVDSELEAQIEVLRDTQKKYCNVLRLSRALASHFHHVVQTQHALGEAFSELAQKSPELQEEFLYNSETQRNLTKNGETLLGALNFFVSSVNTLCNKTIEDTLLTVRQYETARIEYDAYRTDLEALAHAAKTDASSAAKMEEAQANYEQHKQNFEKLRADVSIKLKFLDENRIKVMHKQLLLFHNAVSAYFSGNQTALEATLKQFNIKVKSPNSSLPSWLEQ; this comes from the exons atgaaaaaaa GTAAAATGTCACAGACGGCCTTACCACCAGGTGGAATGGAACGCAGCATTCACGAAATGCTCAAGGATGCTCCATCCCTCAACGAGAGTGAAAATGCTGTACACACGGGAACACCACCACCTCATGTCCCAAACAATCATACCAGTGGCCCACCGCGACCTGCCACCATTAATTTACCCGTAGGCAGTCCAACGTCACAAAACT TGACGGTAACTACTCCTAGTTCACCGCTTCAGAATGGTGATGCTCATACACTGCGCCCTGCTCAAAGCAAGATTGAAAGTATTAGAAACTGGAGTATCTCCACTTATAAGTGCACCAAGCAATTGATGTACGAGAAACTTGGTAAAACATCGCGCACAGTCGATTCTG AGCTCGAAGCCCAGATTGAAGTCTTGAGGGACACGCAGAAAAAGTACTGTAACGTATTACGATTATCAAGAGCCTTGGCATCTCACTTTCATCATGTTGTACAGACCCAGCATGCGCTAGGTGAAGCATTTTCAGAGTTAGCACAGAAATCGCCTGAACTGCAAGAAGAGTTTCTTTACAATTCAGAAACGCAAAGAAACCTTACTAAAAATGGAGAAACACTTCTAGGGgccttaaatttttttgtctcgtCCGTTAACACTCTCTGTAACAAAACAATTGAGGACACACTGCTAACTGTTCGTCAGTATGAAACAGCaag GATAGAATACGACGCATATAGAACGGATCTAGAAGCACTGGCACACGCAGCAAAGACAGATGCAAGCAGTGCAGCTAAGATGGAAGAAGCACAAGCAAATTATGAACAGCATAAACAGAACTTTGAAAAGCTTCGAGCTGACGTCTCTATCAAACTAAAGTTTTTAGATGAAAACAGG ATCAAAGTAATGCACAAGCAGTTGCTGCTGTTTCACAATGCCGTGTCGGCTTATTTTTCTGGGAACCAAACAGCATTGGAGGCCACATTAAAGCAGTTTAACATCAAAGTTAAATCTCCTAATTCTTCGCTACCGTCCTGGCTAGAGCAGTAG
- the LOC107220512 gene encoding arfaptin-2 isoform X1, whose product MKKSKMSQTALPPGGMERSIHEMLKDAPSLNESENAVHTGTPPPHVPNNHTSGPPRPATINLPVGSPTSQNSVTVTTPSSPLQNGDAHTLRPAQSKIESIRNWSISTYKCTKQLMYEKLGKTSRTVDSELEAQIEVLRDTQKKYCNVLRLSRALASHFHHVVQTQHALGEAFSELAQKSPELQEEFLYNSETQRNLTKNGETLLGALNFFVSSVNTLCNKTIEDTLLTVRQYETARIEYDAYRTDLEALAHAAKTDASSAAKMEEAQANYEQHKQNFEKLRADVSIKLKFLDENRIKVMHKQLLLFHNAVSAYFSGNQTALEATLKQFNIKVKSPNSSLPSWLEQ is encoded by the exons atgaaaaaaa GTAAAATGTCACAGACGGCCTTACCACCAGGTGGAATGGAACGCAGCATTCACGAAATGCTCAAGGATGCTCCATCCCTCAACGAGAGTGAAAATGCTGTACACACGGGAACACCACCACCTCATGTCCCAAACAATCATACCAGTGGCCCACCGCGACCTGCCACCATTAATTTACCCGTAGGCAGTCCAACGTCACAAAACT CAGTGACGGTAACTACTCCTAGTTCACCGCTTCAGAATGGTGATGCTCATACACTGCGCCCTGCTCAAAGCAAGATTGAAAGTATTAGAAACTGGAGTATCTCCACTTATAAGTGCACCAAGCAATTGATGTACGAGAAACTTGGTAAAACATCGCGCACAGTCGATTCTG AGCTCGAAGCCCAGATTGAAGTCTTGAGGGACACGCAGAAAAAGTACTGTAACGTATTACGATTATCAAGAGCCTTGGCATCTCACTTTCATCATGTTGTACAGACCCAGCATGCGCTAGGTGAAGCATTTTCAGAGTTAGCACAGAAATCGCCTGAACTGCAAGAAGAGTTTCTTTACAATTCAGAAACGCAAAGAAACCTTACTAAAAATGGAGAAACACTTCTAGGGgccttaaatttttttgtctcgtCCGTTAACACTCTCTGTAACAAAACAATTGAGGACACACTGCTAACTGTTCGTCAGTATGAAACAGCaag GATAGAATACGACGCATATAGAACGGATCTAGAAGCACTGGCACACGCAGCAAAGACAGATGCAAGCAGTGCAGCTAAGATGGAAGAAGCACAAGCAAATTATGAACAGCATAAACAGAACTTTGAAAAGCTTCGAGCTGACGTCTCTATCAAACTAAAGTTTTTAGATGAAAACAGG ATCAAAGTAATGCACAAGCAGTTGCTGCTGTTTCACAATGCCGTGTCGGCTTATTTTTCTGGGAACCAAACAGCATTGGAGGCCACATTAAAGCAGTTTAACATCAAAGTTAAATCTCCTAATTCTTCGCTACCGTCCTGGCTAGAGCAGTAG
- the LOC107220512 gene encoding arfaptin-2 isoform X3: MSQTALPPGGMERSIHEMLKDAPSLNESENAVHTGTPPPHVPNNHTSGPPRPATINLPVGSPTSQNSVTVTTPSSPLQNGDAHTLRPAQSKIESIRNWSISTYKCTKQLMYEKLGKTSRTVDSELEAQIEVLRDTQKKYCNVLRLSRALASHFHHVVQTQHALGEAFSELAQKSPELQEEFLYNSETQRNLTKNGETLLGALNFFVSSVNTLCNKTIEDTLLTVRQYETARIEYDAYRTDLEALAHAAKTDASSAAKMEEAQANYEQHKQNFEKLRADVSIKLKFLDENRIKVMHKQLLLFHNAVSAYFSGNQTALEATLKQFNIKVKSPNSSLPSWLEQ, from the exons ATGTCACAGACGGCCTTACCACCAGGTGGAATGGAACGCAGCATTCACGAAATGCTCAAGGATGCTCCATCCCTCAACGAGAGTGAAAATGCTGTACACACGGGAACACCACCACCTCATGTCCCAAACAATCATACCAGTGGCCCACCGCGACCTGCCACCATTAATTTACCCGTAGGCAGTCCAACGTCACAAAACT CAGTGACGGTAACTACTCCTAGTTCACCGCTTCAGAATGGTGATGCTCATACACTGCGCCCTGCTCAAAGCAAGATTGAAAGTATTAGAAACTGGAGTATCTCCACTTATAAGTGCACCAAGCAATTGATGTACGAGAAACTTGGTAAAACATCGCGCACAGTCGATTCTG AGCTCGAAGCCCAGATTGAAGTCTTGAGGGACACGCAGAAAAAGTACTGTAACGTATTACGATTATCAAGAGCCTTGGCATCTCACTTTCATCATGTTGTACAGACCCAGCATGCGCTAGGTGAAGCATTTTCAGAGTTAGCACAGAAATCGCCTGAACTGCAAGAAGAGTTTCTTTACAATTCAGAAACGCAAAGAAACCTTACTAAAAATGGAGAAACACTTCTAGGGgccttaaatttttttgtctcgtCCGTTAACACTCTCTGTAACAAAACAATTGAGGACACACTGCTAACTGTTCGTCAGTATGAAACAGCaag GATAGAATACGACGCATATAGAACGGATCTAGAAGCACTGGCACACGCAGCAAAGACAGATGCAAGCAGTGCAGCTAAGATGGAAGAAGCACAAGCAAATTATGAACAGCATAAACAGAACTTTGAAAAGCTTCGAGCTGACGTCTCTATCAAACTAAAGTTTTTAGATGAAAACAGG ATCAAAGTAATGCACAAGCAGTTGCTGCTGTTTCACAATGCCGTGTCGGCTTATTTTTCTGGGAACCAAACAGCATTGGAGGCCACATTAAAGCAGTTTAACATCAAAGTTAAATCTCCTAATTCTTCGCTACCGTCCTGGCTAGAGCAGTAG
- the LOC107220486 gene encoding DNA repair protein XRCC3 isoform X2, with protein MEYEVLELATEEECDSSTVSKRSRNSPPSRTANDQLLFGKTVKCLASEEKFLSLGCPHLDSVLRGGFVNRGITQIYGAAGTGKTQIALQLCLTVQLPIVHGGYEAGAVYISTEGAFPSRRLQELLRESNLTKKFNVTADIIFVTKIHGENTIQELENCIVQKIPHLMATRKIGLLILDSIAAPYRAGYSLNTFGDRAKSLWNIANQLHNLASQYKLTVICINQVSAAISFNNSEAIHPTEQPTLGITWANMITNNFYLCRIGDCRYLYTMQSSYLPRTHIEYRITGSGVSGVCKNK; from the exons ATGGAATACGAAGTTTTAGAATTAGCAACTGAGGAAGAATGTGATTCGTCAACTGTCTCAAAACGAAGTAGAAATTCTCCTCCTTCGCGAACGGCGAATGATCAGCTGCTTTTTG GTAAAACAGTAAAATGCTTAGCAAGcgaggaaaaatttctttctttggGATGCCCACACTTGGATTCAGTACTAAGGGGCGGTTTTGTCAACAGAGGCATTACACAAATTTATGGAGCAGCTGGTACTGGGAAAACTCAAATAGCCCTACAACTCTGTTTGACCGTTCAGCTTCCAATTGTGCACGGTGGTTATGAAGCTG GGGCAGTCTATATTTCTACAGAGGGAGCTTTCCCTTCGAGGCGTCTTCAGGAATTACTTCGTGAATCAAACCTCACGAAAAAGTTCAATGTCACTGctgatataatttttgttacaaaGATACATGGCGAAAACACAATT caagAACTTGAGAACTGTATTGTTCAAAAAATCCCACATTTGATGGCTACCAGAAAAATCGGTCTGCTGATACTGGACTCTATTGCTGCACCTTACAGAGCGGGATATTCACTCAACACATTCGGAGATAGAGCAAAGAGTCTATGGAATATTGCCAATCAATTACACAATTTAGCCAGTCAATATAAGCTTACGGTTATTTGTATTAATCAG GTATCTGcagcaatttcattcaacaattCTGAAGCAATTCATCCTACAGAACAGCCAACACTAGGTATAACATGGGCTAATATGAtaacaaacaatttttatctatGTAGAATAGGTGACTGCCGTTACCTCTATACTATGCAGTCATCTTACCTTCCTCGCACCCATATTGAATACAGAATCACAGGTTCAGGAGTATCAGGtgtgtgtaaaaataaataa
- the LOC107220486 gene encoding DNA repair protein XRCC3 isoform X1, translating to MEYEVLELATEEECDSSTVSKRSRNSPPSRTANDQLLFGTMCVLNHNTVFELHSVAIKCKTVKCLASEEKFLSLGCPHLDSVLRGGFVNRGITQIYGAAGTGKTQIALQLCLTVQLPIVHGGYEAGAVYISTEGAFPSRRLQELLRESNLTKKFNVTADIIFVTKIHGENTIQELENCIVQKIPHLMATRKIGLLILDSIAAPYRAGYSLNTFGDRAKSLWNIANQLHNLASQYKLTVICINQVSAAISFNNSEAIHPTEQPTLGITWANMITNNFYLCRIGDCRYLYTMQSSYLPRTHIEYRITGSGVSGVCKNK from the exons ATGGAATACGAAGTTTTAGAATTAGCAACTGAGGAAGAATGTGATTCGTCAACTGTCTCAAAACGAAGTAGAAATTCTCCTCCTTCGCGAACGGCGAATGATCAGCTGCTTTTTGGTACTATGTGTGTCTTAAATCACAATACAGTTTTTGAACTACATTCGGTTGCAATTAAAT GTAAAACAGTAAAATGCTTAGCAAGcgaggaaaaatttctttctttggGATGCCCACACTTGGATTCAGTACTAAGGGGCGGTTTTGTCAACAGAGGCATTACACAAATTTATGGAGCAGCTGGTACTGGGAAAACTCAAATAGCCCTACAACTCTGTTTGACCGTTCAGCTTCCAATTGTGCACGGTGGTTATGAAGCTG GGGCAGTCTATATTTCTACAGAGGGAGCTTTCCCTTCGAGGCGTCTTCAGGAATTACTTCGTGAATCAAACCTCACGAAAAAGTTCAATGTCACTGctgatataatttttgttacaaaGATACATGGCGAAAACACAATT caagAACTTGAGAACTGTATTGTTCAAAAAATCCCACATTTGATGGCTACCAGAAAAATCGGTCTGCTGATACTGGACTCTATTGCTGCACCTTACAGAGCGGGATATTCACTCAACACATTCGGAGATAGAGCAAAGAGTCTATGGAATATTGCCAATCAATTACACAATTTAGCCAGTCAATATAAGCTTACGGTTATTTGTATTAATCAG GTATCTGcagcaatttcattcaacaattCTGAAGCAATTCATCCTACAGAACAGCCAACACTAGGTATAACATGGGCTAATATGAtaacaaacaatttttatctatGTAGAATAGGTGACTGCCGTTACCTCTATACTATGCAGTCATCTTACCTTCCTCGCACCCATATTGAATACAGAATCACAGGTTCAGGAGTATCAGGtgtgtgtaaaaataaataa
- the LOC107220486 gene encoding DNA repair protein XRCC3 isoform X3 — MISCFLVLCKTVKCLASEEKFLSLGCPHLDSVLRGGFVNRGITQIYGAAGTGKTQIALQLCLTVQLPIVHGGYEAGAVYISTEGAFPSRRLQELLRESNLTKKFNVTADIIFVTKIHGENTIQELENCIVQKIPHLMATRKIGLLILDSIAAPYRAGYSLNTFGDRAKSLWNIANQLHNLASQYKLTVICINQVSAAISFNNSEAIHPTEQPTLGITWANMITNNFYLCRIGDCRYLYTMQSSYLPRTHIEYRITGSGVSGVCKNK; from the exons ATGATCAGCTGCTTTTTGGTACTAT GTAAAACAGTAAAATGCTTAGCAAGcgaggaaaaatttctttctttggGATGCCCACACTTGGATTCAGTACTAAGGGGCGGTTTTGTCAACAGAGGCATTACACAAATTTATGGAGCAGCTGGTACTGGGAAAACTCAAATAGCCCTACAACTCTGTTTGACCGTTCAGCTTCCAATTGTGCACGGTGGTTATGAAGCTG GGGCAGTCTATATTTCTACAGAGGGAGCTTTCCCTTCGAGGCGTCTTCAGGAATTACTTCGTGAATCAAACCTCACGAAAAAGTTCAATGTCACTGctgatataatttttgttacaaaGATACATGGCGAAAACACAATT caagAACTTGAGAACTGTATTGTTCAAAAAATCCCACATTTGATGGCTACCAGAAAAATCGGTCTGCTGATACTGGACTCTATTGCTGCACCTTACAGAGCGGGATATTCACTCAACACATTCGGAGATAGAGCAAAGAGTCTATGGAATATTGCCAATCAATTACACAATTTAGCCAGTCAATATAAGCTTACGGTTATTTGTATTAATCAG GTATCTGcagcaatttcattcaacaattCTGAAGCAATTCATCCTACAGAACAGCCAACACTAGGTATAACATGGGCTAATATGAtaacaaacaatttttatctatGTAGAATAGGTGACTGCCGTTACCTCTATACTATGCAGTCATCTTACCTTCCTCGCACCCATATTGAATACAGAATCACAGGTTCAGGAGTATCAGGtgtgtgtaaaaataaataa
- the LOC107220489 gene encoding RNA pseudouridylate synthase domain-containing protein 1 isoform X3 encodes MLERWLSLISIVSYRDQWWLSCSNLCAIPAYFVECSVTDSCRFRIKKIPQIALRHMHTRFFVRLRKAWCGEGEDIREKNGNHRMCTGGSAFCERPRDSRTVLLVLETGTRNGKPATKVLLCPKTGRRHQLRVHCSHIGHTIIGDYTYSERQDTEPHRTFLHSFRLILQNEVENLDVSTADPFSSSEAMNRWIPINSLQVLDSSVFATIDELTSDMS; translated from the exons ATGCTCGAACGGTGGCTATCACTGATCTCTATAGTGTCATATAGAGATCAGTGGTGGTTATCCTGCTCAAATTTGTGCGCAATTCCCGCATACTTTGTCGAGTGCTCAGTGACCGATTCCTGCCGGTtccggataaaaaaaatccctcAAATTGCCTTACGACACATGCACACGCGATTCTTTGTACGACTGCGTAAAGCGTGGTGTGGCGAAG GAGAAGATATTCGCGAAAAGAATGGAAATCATAGAATGTGTACAGGAGGTAGTGCCTTCTGTGAAAGACCTCGGGATTCGCGCACAGTGTTACTAGTACTTGAGACAGGGACTAGGAACGGCAAACCAGCAACTAAAGTATTGCTCTGCCCTAAGACTGGTCGCCGCCATCAGTTGCGAGTTCACTGTTCGCATATTGGTCACACGATTATAGGGGATTATACATACAGTGAAAGACAAGACACAGAACCGCATAGAACATTTCTCCATTCGTTTAG ACTTATACTACAAAACGAGGTTGAAAATCTGGATGTCAGTACAGCAGATCCATTCTCAAGTTCAGAGGCAATGAATAGGTGGATTCCAATAAATTCATTACAAGTTTTAGATAGTAGCGTTTTTGCAACTATTGACGAGCTCACATCAGACATGTCCTAA
- the LOC107220489 gene encoding RNA pseudouridylate synthase domain-containing protein 1 isoform X2 translates to MMFPELVNPELRHEFHFVHRLDYATSGVICLALNKQAAKAATTAFESRKAKKYYLALVHGHINKSHVIISETIGEDIREKNGNHRMCTGGSAFCERPRDSRTVLLVLETGTRNGKPATKVLLCPKTGRRHQLRVHCSHIGHTIIGDYTYSERQDTEPHRTFLHSFRLILQNEVENLDVSTADPFSSSEAMNRWIPINSLQVLDSSVFATIDELTSDMS, encoded by the exons ATGATGTTCCCTGAACTGGTCAATCCAGAGCTACGGCacgaatttcatttcgttcatCGACTTGATTATGCTACAAGCGGAGTTATTTGCTTGGCTCTCAATAAGCAGGCTGCCAAAGCAGCCACCACTGCCTTTGAAAGTAGAAAAGCAAAGAAATACTATTTAGCTCTAGTCCATGGACATATAAACAAAAGTCATGTTATCATTTCGGAAACAATTG GAGAAGATATTCGCGAAAAGAATGGAAATCATAGAATGTGTACAGGAGGTAGTGCCTTCTGTGAAAGACCTCGGGATTCGCGCACAGTGTTACTAGTACTTGAGACAGGGACTAGGAACGGCAAACCAGCAACTAAAGTATTGCTCTGCCCTAAGACTGGTCGCCGCCATCAGTTGCGAGTTCACTGTTCGCATATTGGTCACACGATTATAGGGGATTATACATACAGTGAAAGACAAGACACAGAACCGCATAGAACATTTCTCCATTCGTTTAG ACTTATACTACAAAACGAGGTTGAAAATCTGGATGTCAGTACAGCAGATCCATTCTCAAGTTCAGAGGCAATGAATAGGTGGATTCCAATAAATTCATTACAAGTTTTAGATAGTAGCGTTTTTGCAACTATTGACGAGCTCACATCAGACATGTCCTAA
- the LOC107220489 gene encoding RNA pseudouridylate synthase domain-containing protein 1 isoform X1, with amino-acid sequence MEGNENNTLDVLYRSNNFLVVNKPYDLVINSNNRNYKSTLQTEIQMMFPELVNPELRHEFHFVHRLDYATSGVICLALNKQAAKAATTAFESRKAKKYYLALVHGHINKSHVIISETIGEDIREKNGNHRMCTGGSAFCERPRDSRTVLLVLETGTRNGKPATKVLLCPKTGRRHQLRVHCSHIGHTIIGDYTYSERQDTEPHRTFLHSFRLILQNEVENLDVSTADPFSSSEAMNRWIPINSLQVLDSSVFATIDELTSDMS; translated from the exons ATGGAAGGGAACGAAAATAATACCTTAGACGTTTTATATCGCAGTAATAATTTCTTAGTAGTAAATAAGCCATATGATTTGGTTATAAACAGCAATAACCGGAATTATAAA tcCACCTTACAAACGGAAATACAAATGATGTTCCCTGAACTGGTCAATCCAGAGCTACGGCacgaatttcatttcgttcatCGACTTGATTATGCTACAAGCGGAGTTATTTGCTTGGCTCTCAATAAGCAGGCTGCCAAAGCAGCCACCACTGCCTTTGAAAGTAGAAAAGCAAAGAAATACTATTTAGCTCTAGTCCATGGACATATAAACAAAAGTCATGTTATCATTTCGGAAACAATTG GAGAAGATATTCGCGAAAAGAATGGAAATCATAGAATGTGTACAGGAGGTAGTGCCTTCTGTGAAAGACCTCGGGATTCGCGCACAGTGTTACTAGTACTTGAGACAGGGACTAGGAACGGCAAACCAGCAACTAAAGTATTGCTCTGCCCTAAGACTGGTCGCCGCCATCAGTTGCGAGTTCACTGTTCGCATATTGGTCACACGATTATAGGGGATTATACATACAGTGAAAGACAAGACACAGAACCGCATAGAACATTTCTCCATTCGTTTAG ACTTATACTACAAAACGAGGTTGAAAATCTGGATGTCAGTACAGCAGATCCATTCTCAAGTTCAGAGGCAATGAATAGGTGGATTCCAATAAATTCATTACAAGTTTTAGATAGTAGCGTTTTTGCAACTATTGACGAGCTCACATCAGACATGTCCTAA